TTATAACATAGATAATTAGGTTTTTATTAGGGTAAATACATGGTTCTAGACATAGACGCAGCAGGGGATAGGTGAGTATTGTATGAGAATACCAAAGGTTATAGTAACGTATTGTCCAAGATGTAAAACACATACACCACATACAGTGACTATTTATAAGCATGGTAAACGCAGATCTCTTGCTGAGGGTGAGCGTAGATACGCTGCTAAAAAGAAAGGCTATGGTTCAAAACGTAAATCTGAACAGAAAAGATTCGCTAAAGTT
This is a stretch of genomic DNA from Staphylothermus hellenicus DSM 12710. It encodes these proteins:
- a CDS encoding 50S ribosomal protein L44e, producing MRIPKVIVTYCPRCKTHTPHTVTIYKHGKRRSLAEGERRYAAKKKGYGSKRKSEQKRFAKVTKKVVLKLKCRQCGYIIHRRGIRMKKYELVEVTR